CGCCGCGCGGGGTCTCATGGCTGGGATTCTTCTATGGCGGCAACATCGCCGGCGCGGTAATGGGGAGCCTCGTGGCCGGCTTCTACCTGCTGCGTTTCCACGATGTGGCGACGGCAACGTATGTTGCGTTGGCCATCAACCTCGCGGTAGCGCTGCTCAGCATCGCCATGGCGAAGGCACTCCCCTACGCTCAGGCGGACGCGCAGGCCAACGTGTTGCCGAGTGCATTAGATGATTCGCCCGCGCAGGGAGCGTGGACCGTCTACGTGACCATTGCCCTTTCGGGCGTGACCGCTCTGGCCTCTGAAGTGATCTGGACGCGACTGCTGTCGCACATCTTTGGAGCCACGGTCTACGCCTTCTCGCTCATCCTGGCCGTGTTCCTTCTGGGCCTGGGACTCGGCGCGAGTGTGGGTTCCGCGCGAGCGGGGAAATTAGCCCACCCGCGCCTGGCGCTGGGTTGGTGTCAATTATTGCTATGCGCCGCAATGGCCTGGACCGCCTATCAATTGGCCGTCTCGCTACCCTACTGGCCGATCGACTCAGCTTTGTCCGCCGACCCGTGGCGCCAGATGCGCTTCGATCTGCTGCGCGCGCTGTGGGCGGTACTGCCTCCGGCAATCTTTTGGGGAGCGAGTTTTCCACTGGCGCTGGCTTCATTGGCAGGCATCACTTCACGCCAGCAGGACCCGGGCCGCTGGGTGGGACGGCTCTACGGAGCCAATACCGTCGGCGCGATCATGGGTTCACTCGCGACTAGTTTATTACTGGTGGCGTGGATGGGCACGCAGCGCTCCCAGCAAATGCTCATCGCGGTTTCGGCGATCTCAGGGCTGCTGATGCTGACCCCACTGGCGGGAGCAGGAGACACTCCATCCAGAAAATATTCCGCCGTCGCCATCCTGCTGGCCATCGTGGGAAGCGCATTGCTGATCGCGAGCGTGCCGGAAACTCCGCGCGACCTGATCGCCTACGGCCGCCGTGTAAACGCGCCCAGCAACTCCGAAATCATCTATGCCGCTGAGGGACTCGCTGCATCGGTGGCGGTCTCCCGGACGGTTTCACCCGACACCGGCGAGGAAGTATTGAACTACCACAGCGCCGGAAAAATTCAAGCATCAAGCGAATGGCAGGACATGCGTCTACAGCGGATATTGGGGCATCTGACGACGCTGCTGCCGGAGAATGCCCGCAGCTTTCTGGTCATTGGCTGCGGCGCGGGGATCACGGCGGGCGCGGTCAGCATTGAACCGCAACTCGTGCGCGAGACCATCGTGGAGATCGAACCGCTGGTTCCCAAAGTGGTCTCACAATATTTCAGCCAGCACAACTTCAACGTGATTGAGCAACCGAAGGTCCACGTGCGGATTGATGACGGCCGGCACTTTCTGCTGACCACCAAAGAGACCTTCGACGGCATCACCTCCGATCCGTTTGACCCCTGGGTAAAGGGCACGGCCGCGCTCTACACCAAAGAATTTTTCGAGCAGGCGCGGCGGCGGCTCAATCCCGGCGGAGTACTCACCCAGTTTGTGCAGTTATACGAAACCAACGAGGAGACGGTGAAGAGCCAGATCGCAACTTTTTTTGAAGTGTTTCCGAATGGGATTGTGTTCGCCAATACCTTGCAGGGCCGTGGCTATGACGTGGTGCTGTTGGGCCAGGCCGAGTCGAGCACGCCTGGCGCCATCAACGTGGATCGCATCGAAGCGCGTCTGGACACTCCGGAATATGCGCGCGTGGCAAAATCACTGGAGGAGATCGGATTTTATTCCGCCGCGGACCTGCTCTCCACCTATATCGGCAACGCCGGCGATCTGCGACCGTGGTTAAGCGATGCCGTCATCAACCGCGACAGTAATCTGCGCATGCAATATCTGGCGGGCATGGGATTGAACCTGCAACAGGAAAGTGCCATTTACAACCACATGACCGCCTTTGGCCCGCGCTTCGATCCCCAGGTCTTCCGCGGCTCTGACTCGCTCATCGAATATCTGCGGCGGGCAATCGAGTCCGGCTCCTCGCGGTGATGCCTTTAACAGAGCCACGCGCGCGGCCTACTCCTCTTTGTCTTCCTTTTTGTCCTCCTTGGCGGACGGCGCGGAGCGGTACCGCAGATACAACGGGGGCATCAGGAAAAGATTCAATAGTGTGGATGTGAACAGGCCGCCCAGGATTACCACGGCCATCGGATGCTCAATTTCATGTCCGGGCTTGTTGCCGCCCAGCGCGATGGGAAGCAATGCCAGAGCGGTTGCCAGCGCGGTCATCAGGATCGGCGACAGGCGCTCCTCGGCACCCTGGATGACCAGCTCTTTGCCGAATGGTTTGCCTTCCTCCTGCTCCAGGTATCGCCAGTGGCTGACCATCATGATCCCGTTGCGCGCGGGGATTCCCAGCACAGTTACAAATCCAACCAACGACCCCAGCGACAACACTCCGCCGGTCAGGAATGCCGCGGCCACGCCGCCGACGAGCGCGAATGGCTCCCGGCGTAATGCCCAGGCGCTGCGCAACCTCGGGGCGAATGCGAATCGCCACTTGTGGCACCAGCACTTGCGGCTCGACCTTAAAGTCCACAATGCCGGGAATTTCGCCCACCACCTTGCCCACCTCCGCCGCCTTCGCGCGCAGGACATCGAGGCTCGGCCCATAGATGCGCACCACGGTCGACTGATAGTCGACGCCGGGGTCCAGACTGATCCACAACTCCGCGAACTCGGGTCCCACCACTTTGTCGGCGACCTCGGCGCGGCCAATGTGCGAGCCGAAATTGCGCACGCCGGGTATGGCGCGCAGCTCCTTGCTCACCTCCACGGTGACTCGCTTCATGGCTTCGAGTGAGGTGCCCGGCTTGCCCACCCAGTGCATCAAGAAATCGTATTCCTGAAAGTTGGGGAGAAACTCTTCGCCGAAGAACGGAACCGCGATCAGGGTGATTCCAAATACAATCGGCAGAAGGATGGCCGCCCGCTTGGGTTTGTTCAACGCGAGAGGCAATAGCGCGCGATAGCGTGTTTTCAGGAAGCGAGTCACGGGCGCTTCCCGCGCTTCGCTCTCCGCGACCTT
This genomic window from Acidobacteriota bacterium contains:
- a CDS encoding SAM-dependent methyltransferase; translated protein: MTTLSSSRRANLALILLFVCSGCSALIYELVWFQLLELFIGASTVSLGILLGMFMGGMCLGSLATPRLVSRRHHPLRVYALMELGIGLLGLLLLFAMPTVSNMYTAWAGPTALGLLFRGVVAGVCLLPPASLMGATLPVISRWMETTPRGVSWLGFFYGGNIAGAVMGSLVAGFYLLRFHDVATATYVALAINLAVALLSIAMAKALPYAQADAQANVLPSALDDSPAQGAWTVYVTIALSGVTALASEVIWTRLLSHIFGATVYAFSLILAVFLLGLGLGASVGSARAGKLAHPRLALGWCQLLLCAAMAWTAYQLAVSLPYWPIDSALSADPWRQMRFDLLRALWAVLPPAIFWGASFPLALASLAGITSRQQDPGRWVGRLYGANTVGAIMGSLATSLLLVAWMGTQRSQQMLIAVSAISGLLMLTPLAGAGDTPSRKYSAVAILLAIVGSALLIASVPETPRDLIAYGRRVNAPSNSEIIYAAEGLAASVAVSRTVSPDTGEEVLNYHSAGKIQASSEWQDMRLQRILGHLTTLLPENARSFLVIGCGAGITAGAVSIEPQLVRETIVEIEPLVPKVVSQYFSQHNFNVIEQPKVHVRIDDGRHFLLTTKETFDGITSDPFDPWVKGTAALYTKEFFEQARRRLNPGGVLTQFVQLYETNEETVKSQIATFFEVFPNGIVFANTLQGRGYDVVLLGQAESSTPGAINVDRIEARLDTPEYARVAKSLEEIGFYSAADLLSTYIGNAGDLRPWLSDAVINRDSNLRMQYLAGMGLNLQQESAIYNHMTAFGPRFDPQVFRGSDSLIEYLRRAIESGSSR